In Rhodopirellula islandica, a single window of DNA contains:
- the tnpA gene encoding IS200/IS605 family transposase — MAYTNLRVHLIWSTKDRKPLIADEFQEDLYAYIGGILRKRKHVLLAAGGIADHIHLLVGMHPTQTIADCVRDLKSNSSVWVHEHFPKLKMFQWQTKYGAFSVSESSVDSVMAYIANQKEHHKKLTFQEEFLAILRKHGIQFDPRYVFE; from the coding sequence ATGGCGTACACCAATTTGCGTGTCCATCTGATCTGGAGCACCAAGGATCGAAAACCATTGATTGCCGACGAGTTCCAGGAAGACCTTTACGCTTACATCGGTGGCATTCTTCGCAAGCGAAAACATGTCCTTCTGGCGGCCGGCGGAATCGCAGATCACATTCATTTGTTGGTCGGCATGCATCCGACACAAACAATTGCCGATTGCGTGCGTGATCTGAAATCCAACTCAAGCGTTTGGGTGCACGAGCATTTCCCGAAACTGAAAATGTTCCAGTGGCAGACGAAGTACGGAGCCTTCTCCGTCAGCGAATCGTCTGTGGATTCCGTCATGGCCTACATCGCAAACCAAAAGGAGCATCACAAGAAGTTGACCTTCCAAGAGGAGTTCTTGGCGATATTGCGCAAACATGGCATCCAGTTCGATCCACGTTACGTGTTCGAATGA
- a CDS encoding PQQ-binding-like beta-propeller repeat protein: MKLQPYTNCPKRSLNQTIAMATLAWALCTPLCTPLTSASAQAVWPAFLGQGSSESLEAEKLPLNWSPGKNVRWKQSIVGKGQSSPVVWGDTAYVTSIQGDMKETCVVMAIALADGQVKWTREIESATPVRSNYFQSRSAPTPVVDQNHVVAFFETGNLVGIDRHSGEPLWERSLADETGVFQSDIGLASSLAQHGPNAFVLIDHEGDSYLMAVNKATGETAWKTERFSRKSYASPTILQIGGKAQIVCSSDGSVDGYSPETGEQLWTFEDIGANTSNTPPAMLENMVLVGASNGMQDARAVEARESNLCLRIDGDGSQFQPEVAWKTTKATTTFASPIAHQGLAYWITTAGVLYCFDLESGDLVYRKRAGEQCWVTPVGIGDRIYLFGKGGETTVIAAGPEFNVLAENELWDIDSIPATSSGQFAGPRSGKGGRPGSGQGGGSRPTESTSAEAASTEDAEGEQKSENSEARKPMSDDAIEAARQRGENQFADPVQYGVAFTHDAILIRTGSELHCIATGEESPTNEEASP; this comes from the coding sequence ATGAAATTGCAACCATACACAAACTGTCCCAAGCGGTCTCTCAATCAGACGATCGCAATGGCGACATTGGCTTGGGCACTGTGCACACCGCTCTGCACTCCACTGACATCCGCCTCGGCACAAGCCGTCTGGCCCGCGTTTTTGGGTCAGGGAAGCAGCGAATCATTGGAGGCTGAGAAGCTTCCACTGAACTGGTCGCCCGGGAAAAACGTTCGTTGGAAACAATCCATCGTCGGCAAAGGTCAATCCAGCCCCGTGGTTTGGGGCGACACCGCTTATGTCACCAGCATCCAAGGTGACATGAAAGAAACGTGCGTGGTGATGGCGATTGCACTGGCCGATGGGCAAGTGAAGTGGACTCGCGAAATCGAGTCTGCCACACCAGTGCGATCCAACTACTTCCAAAGTCGGTCGGCACCCACCCCGGTCGTCGACCAGAACCACGTGGTCGCTTTCTTCGAAACAGGCAACTTGGTTGGGATCGATCGCCACTCCGGCGAGCCTCTCTGGGAACGATCCTTGGCCGACGAAACCGGCGTCTTCCAATCCGATATCGGGTTGGCAAGCTCTCTGGCACAACACGGCCCCAACGCGTTTGTTTTGATTGATCACGAGGGAGACTCGTATTTGATGGCGGTCAACAAAGCCACTGGCGAAACCGCTTGGAAGACCGAACGCTTCAGTCGCAAAAGCTACGCCTCCCCGACCATTCTCCAAATCGGTGGCAAAGCACAAATCGTTTGCAGCAGCGACGGGTCCGTTGACGGGTACTCCCCCGAAACCGGCGAACAACTCTGGACATTCGAAGACATCGGCGCGAACACTTCCAACACGCCACCCGCCATGCTCGAAAACATGGTGTTGGTCGGTGCATCCAACGGAATGCAAGACGCTCGCGCGGTCGAAGCTCGCGAATCCAATCTTTGCCTGCGGATTGATGGCGATGGTTCTCAGTTCCAACCCGAGGTCGCTTGGAAAACAACGAAGGCGACAACCACCTTCGCTTCGCCCATCGCACACCAAGGACTGGCGTACTGGATCACCACCGCTGGGGTTCTGTACTGCTTCGACTTGGAATCAGGCGATCTGGTTTATCGCAAACGAGCCGGCGAGCAATGCTGGGTGACTCCCGTTGGAATCGGCGATCGCATCTACCTGTTCGGGAAAGGCGGTGAGACGACGGTGATCGCCGCCGGACCTGAATTCAACGTCCTCGCGGAAAATGAGTTGTGGGACATCGATTCCATCCCCGCGACGAGCTCGGGACAATTCGCGGGTCCGCGATCGGGGAAAGGCGGCCGACCTGGCTCGGGGCAAGGTGGCGGCTCTCGGCCAACCGAATCCACCAGCGCTGAAGCAGCATCCACCGAGGATGCCGAAGGCGAACAGAAGTCGGAAAATTCCGAGGCCCGGAAACCGATGAGCGACGATGCGATTGAGGCCGCACGCCAGCGTGGTGAAAACCAATTCGCCGACCCGGTTCAATACGGAGTTGCGTTCACTCACGACGCGATCCTGATTCGCACCGGCAGCGAACTGCACTGCATCGCAACGGGCGAAGAATCCCCGACCAACGAGGAGGCCTCGCCATGA
- a CDS encoding PD-(D/E)XK nuclease family protein, with the protein MTQTIFLGWNQPLLISSLQWLKETNGPKSQTKGDWDLSHLDLVFPSRRAIDRMKELLLAEANAAEQTLHSPRMLTVGDLPSRLYESDTAALDFEQTLAWARVLAAANQDDLSVLISSPPAPDAADAWLELGGTMRRLHNSIAAEGLTYADVLEMCDSAGERRRWQFFVDLMKAYLAELAAAGKADPNEAQLDAIRQNACRATRPMVLIGTTDISKLLVSMLHQVESSKKSAAITALVAAPESLAKRFDSFGNLISNRWQSHSLPLQDGQLIPAGEISDQTAAVMETLAEFGQKYRVDQITIGVTDESQVEPIENRCDLLGVATHRHLGHRVGQTAVGRLMHLVVTYLQRRTWRSLAALVRHADVARYVSERCPDDPNSEKWLRELDQLLSSAFPRSVDEPLPEEVQQSLTANQIRDVLDQWLSPLIEDSQQQPIRQWSETLQAILIELYGDVAPSLVPVDDEGSKENDDTEPDASLSRTQQAIHAVFRLLHRFGDLSPSLDEPVDGAVAVEMLSSRMSEVRWVDDPSPTEIELLGWLDLALDDSPALIVCGLNHPFVPEAQSGDPFLPQSLRSTLHQSANDRRYARDVHAMQQLLTSRETVRFLVGSHSADGSPTPPSRLLAAATPEEAAKRVCDLLTIPRPKVEIQPIQPPPVVSVDSKAYFAPPPPEPGRTIHTLSVTAFSAYLACPYRFYLRHVLRLRPLDDSPLELAANQFGDLVHGALEEFGDSDYKNETDPKRIEEALIEELHRYAAKHFGDNTSTTVKLQVRQAQRRLKTVALRQAERAAAGWQIHAVEDAVDEKEIHPITGKPKKPTGIVLDGEFTGLRGRFDRIDFHPETGRWAILDYKTHGHKPEKKHLKKLPDGSTQWVDLQLPLYRRFIPDLGIDADPVDVELGYFNVAEKDTETQINLAEFTPSQFAAADELIHHCVREIRACHFDPNPNGVEYDDYEMLMNESVFIPMDDETEAFE; encoded by the coding sequence ATGACGCAAACAATCTTTCTGGGATGGAACCAACCACTGCTGATCTCGAGTCTGCAGTGGCTGAAAGAAACCAACGGGCCAAAATCCCAAACCAAAGGCGACTGGGATTTGTCGCACTTGGATTTGGTGTTCCCGTCCCGCCGCGCGATTGATCGCATGAAGGAACTTCTGCTTGCAGAGGCCAACGCGGCGGAGCAAACCCTGCACTCCCCGCGAATGCTGACGGTCGGCGACCTGCCATCTCGCCTGTACGAATCCGACACCGCAGCACTCGATTTCGAACAGACCCTGGCTTGGGCCCGGGTCCTGGCGGCCGCCAACCAAGACGACTTGAGCGTCTTGATCTCCAGCCCGCCGGCGCCCGATGCCGCCGACGCTTGGCTGGAACTGGGCGGCACGATGCGGCGGTTGCACAATTCCATCGCTGCCGAAGGATTGACCTACGCTGATGTCCTTGAGATGTGCGACTCGGCCGGTGAGCGTCGTCGTTGGCAATTCTTTGTCGACTTGATGAAAGCCTACTTGGCAGAGTTGGCAGCCGCGGGAAAGGCCGATCCCAACGAAGCTCAACTCGATGCGATTCGTCAGAACGCTTGTCGCGCGACGCGGCCGATGGTGTTGATCGGAACCACCGACATTTCCAAACTGCTGGTTTCGATGCTGCACCAAGTCGAATCGTCCAAGAAGTCCGCCGCGATCACGGCTTTGGTGGCGGCTCCCGAAAGTCTGGCGAAACGTTTCGATTCGTTTGGAAACCTGATCTCAAATCGTTGGCAATCGCACAGCTTGCCTCTGCAAGACGGTCAACTGATTCCCGCGGGAGAGATCTCGGATCAAACCGCCGCCGTGATGGAAACGCTGGCCGAGTTTGGCCAGAAGTACCGCGTCGATCAAATCACGATTGGCGTCACCGATGAATCGCAAGTCGAACCGATCGAGAACCGCTGCGATTTGCTAGGCGTTGCCACGCACCGACACTTGGGCCACCGAGTCGGACAAACCGCCGTCGGGCGTTTGATGCACTTGGTCGTGACGTACCTGCAACGACGCACCTGGCGATCGTTGGCGGCGCTCGTGCGTCACGCCGACGTGGCTCGTTACGTCAGCGAGCGGTGCCCCGACGATCCCAACTCGGAAAAGTGGTTGCGAGAGCTGGATCAGCTGCTCTCGTCCGCGTTCCCTCGGTCCGTCGATGAACCGCTGCCCGAAGAAGTCCAACAGTCCCTAACCGCCAATCAAATTCGCGATGTGCTGGATCAGTGGTTGTCGCCCTTGATCGAAGACTCGCAGCAACAACCGATTCGGCAATGGAGCGAAACGCTGCAGGCGATTTTGATCGAGCTGTATGGTGATGTCGCTCCTTCGCTCGTGCCTGTGGATGACGAAGGTTCGAAAGAGAACGACGACACCGAACCCGATGCCTCCCTTTCCCGAACACAGCAAGCCATTCACGCTGTCTTCCGGTTGCTTCACCGGTTCGGCGACCTCAGCCCGTCGCTCGACGAGCCGGTGGACGGTGCCGTCGCAGTCGAGATGCTGTCCTCGCGGATGAGCGAAGTGCGCTGGGTCGATGATCCTTCGCCCACCGAAATCGAGTTGCTGGGTTGGTTGGACCTTGCCCTCGATGATTCGCCTGCTCTCATCGTTTGCGGCTTGAACCATCCGTTTGTTCCCGAAGCTCAATCGGGTGACCCGTTCTTGCCTCAGTCACTGCGATCGACGCTGCATCAATCCGCCAACGATCGCCGCTACGCTCGGGACGTGCATGCGATGCAGCAATTGCTGACCTCTCGCGAAACGGTTCGCTTCCTGGTCGGCTCGCACTCCGCCGACGGATCCCCCACACCGCCATCACGCCTGCTCGCCGCGGCGACTCCCGAAGAAGCGGCGAAACGTGTTTGCGATCTGCTAACCATCCCGCGTCCCAAGGTCGAGATTCAACCGATCCAGCCTCCACCTGTGGTCAGCGTTGATTCCAAAGCGTATTTCGCGCCTCCGCCGCCCGAACCGGGACGGACGATCCACACACTCAGTGTCACTGCATTCTCCGCCTACCTCGCCTGCCCCTACCGGTTTTACCTGCGACATGTTTTGAGACTGCGACCGCTGGACGATTCGCCCTTGGAACTGGCCGCCAACCAGTTTGGCGACTTGGTTCACGGTGCGCTCGAAGAGTTCGGCGACAGCGACTACAAAAACGAAACGGATCCGAAACGCATCGAAGAGGCCTTGATTGAGGAACTGCACCGATACGCGGCCAAACACTTTGGCGACAACACGTCCACGACCGTGAAGCTGCAAGTTCGCCAAGCCCAGCGGCGACTGAAAACGGTCGCCCTTCGACAAGCCGAGCGAGCCGCCGCCGGATGGCAAATTCACGCGGTGGAAGACGCCGTCGATGAAAAAGAAATTCATCCGATCACCGGCAAACCGAAGAAGCCAACCGGCATCGTTCTCGATGGAGAATTCACGGGCCTTCGGGGACGCTTTGACCGCATCGACTTTCATCCTGAAACCGGACGCTGGGCGATCCTGGACTACAAAACACACGGTCACAAACCGGAAAAGAAGCACTTGAAGAAATTGCCCGATGGCTCCACCCAGTGGGTGGATCTGCAGTTGCCGCTGTATCGTCGCTTCATTCCCGATCTGGGGATCGATGCCGACCCGGTGGATGTGGAACTGGGATACTTCAACGTCGCCGAAAAGGACACCGAAACGCAAATCAATCTCGCCGAGTTCACGCCGTCCCAATTTGCCGCGGCAGACGAATTGATTCACCACTGCGTTCGCGAAATTCGTGCGTGCCACTTCGATCCGAATCCCAATGGCGTCGAATACGACGATTACGAAATGCTGATGAACGAAAGCGTGTTCATTCCCATGGACGACGAGACGGAGGCCTTCGAATGA
- a CDS encoding UvrD-helicase domain-containing protein: MSPPSEHPLFDDNPFFDEDVQPSEADLLHEDEWLPDELDYVVESPATLREAFEPTLVRASAGTGKTYQLTARLLKILLTGAPPETILATTFTRKAAGEILERVLITLGKAAIDPSEKAIAELRQQVGIEGLPRHVCGQLFHRLLRNIHRLRICTLDSLFSQLARALPFELDLPPGWRLTDEVEEIWLRQVAIGNLIESLQPAETETLISMLSRGDVKRNIARELIDVVENTYHLARQADVERWDQLKVPELPESADITRTAGMLRSAKVPQKSLVKALESAANSLEIREFGPLVEATLTKNIAKARLHGEEVKFGRSKFPPGLDPEFDLIYEVARHESLSLLRAQNQATGTLVDHYDTLIQLVKQAQRALAFDDIAVRLAGVFTQLDNHTLQDRLDASIDHLLLDEFQDTSPVQWQVLRLLAQSVTSDSADSASNVLDPKRSKSFFCVGDTKQAIYGWRGGVAEIFDAVDKQIPGIIAKQQDESYRSSSVVLDAVTNAFQHLPRHPMAEGTDPPNPADKAYYEAKSLKRFAKRFPKHTAAKELPGFVQFRTAELNLKLPADADEKTKSKPSAADIQKGLLDDVAKQIAELHHRSPHLTIGVLTRTNSTVGGLINRLEHLDVDVSAEGGNPLVDSVAVRWILSALMMSEHPGDGRWRLHIANSPLQFVLPLSDSEDKGEAADQLRAQIEDLGLAKTILFLAKALMPHCDSRENVRLEQLIELATLYQHTADSRLRDFVELVHEKRVQRPRAAVVRVMTVHQSKGLEFDAVFLPEIHKALLGQSPQCLADIPEIGQPARGLSRSVGEAQWHFLPKRWQAVFGGSVAARLTEAMCLLYVAMTRARQGLYLVIPPAGKQDFNNKTAASLLYHAWKCEADPTAEGEVLFESGDANWFGDSKIEPVEPSTNEKEDVPSRRLSFA, from the coding sequence ATGAGCCCCCCATCCGAACACCCGCTGTTTGACGACAACCCGTTCTTCGACGAAGACGTCCAACCTTCCGAAGCAGACCTGCTGCACGAGGACGAATGGCTTCCCGATGAGCTGGACTACGTTGTTGAGTCACCGGCGACGCTGCGAGAAGCCTTCGAGCCGACGCTGGTGCGTGCCTCCGCCGGCACGGGCAAGACCTACCAACTCACCGCTCGGTTGCTGAAGATTCTGCTGACCGGTGCGCCACCGGAAACGATTCTCGCAACCACATTCACTCGCAAAGCAGCGGGCGAAATCCTGGAACGGGTGCTGATCACGCTTGGCAAAGCCGCGATCGATCCGAGCGAAAAAGCGATCGCGGAATTACGGCAACAAGTCGGCATTGAAGGCTTGCCGCGTCACGTCTGCGGTCAACTCTTCCATCGCTTGCTGCGCAACATTCACCGGTTGCGCATTTGCACGCTGGACAGTCTGTTCTCGCAACTCGCCCGGGCACTGCCGTTTGAATTGGATCTGCCGCCCGGCTGGCGTTTGACGGACGAGGTCGAGGAGATCTGGTTGCGCCAAGTCGCGATTGGAAACTTGATCGAGTCCCTGCAGCCCGCCGAAACCGAAACGCTGATCTCCATGCTCAGCCGCGGCGATGTCAAACGCAATATCGCTCGCGAATTGATCGATGTGGTGGAGAACACCTATCACTTGGCTCGCCAAGCCGACGTCGAACGCTGGGACCAATTGAAAGTCCCCGAGCTGCCTGAGTCGGCCGACATCACCCGCACAGCGGGGATGCTCCGATCCGCCAAAGTGCCACAAAAGTCGCTCGTCAAAGCACTCGAATCCGCAGCCAACAGCCTCGAAATTCGCGAGTTCGGACCGCTGGTCGAAGCCACGCTGACCAAGAACATTGCGAAGGCGCGGTTGCATGGCGAAGAAGTCAAATTTGGACGCAGCAAGTTCCCGCCCGGTTTGGATCCCGAGTTCGACTTGATCTATGAAGTCGCCCGGCACGAGTCCCTATCGTTGCTGCGGGCTCAAAACCAAGCCACCGGCACCTTGGTCGATCACTACGACACGTTGATTCAATTGGTCAAGCAAGCCCAACGGGCCCTGGCGTTTGATGACATCGCCGTCCGCTTGGCCGGCGTGTTCACGCAGCTTGACAATCACACGCTGCAAGACCGACTCGATGCCTCGATCGATCACCTGCTGCTGGACGAGTTCCAAGACACCTCCCCGGTGCAGTGGCAAGTCCTTCGTTTGCTGGCTCAATCGGTCACGAGTGATTCGGCGGATTCCGCGTCCAACGTCCTCGATCCCAAACGCTCCAAGTCATTTTTCTGTGTCGGCGATACCAAGCAAGCCATCTACGGTTGGCGAGGGGGCGTGGCGGAGATCTTCGATGCCGTCGACAAACAGATTCCAGGTATCATCGCCAAGCAACAAGACGAAAGCTATCGCAGCAGCAGCGTGGTGCTCGACGCGGTCACCAACGCGTTCCAGCATTTGCCTCGTCACCCGATGGCAGAGGGCACCGACCCACCCAATCCCGCTGACAAAGCTTACTACGAAGCCAAGTCGCTGAAGCGGTTCGCCAAGCGATTCCCCAAGCACACAGCAGCGAAGGAGCTGCCCGGTTTCGTTCAATTTCGGACCGCGGAACTGAACCTGAAACTGCCAGCGGATGCGGATGAAAAAACGAAGAGCAAACCATCTGCCGCTGACATTCAGAAAGGGTTGCTGGACGACGTTGCGAAACAAATTGCCGAATTACATCACCGGTCCCCGCACCTGACGATTGGCGTGTTGACTCGCACCAACAGCACCGTCGGCGGCCTGATCAACCGTTTGGAACACCTCGATGTCGACGTCAGTGCCGAGGGCGGCAACCCGTTGGTCGATTCCGTCGCGGTGCGATGGATTTTGTCAGCGTTGATGATGTCCGAACATCCCGGTGACGGCCGCTGGCGATTGCACATCGCCAACAGCCCCCTGCAGTTTGTCTTGCCACTTTCGGACAGCGAAGACAAAGGTGAAGCCGCCGATCAACTTCGCGCTCAAATCGAAGACCTGGGGCTCGCGAAAACCATTTTGTTCCTAGCGAAAGCGTTGATGCCACACTGCGACAGTCGTGAGAACGTGCGGTTAGAACAACTGATCGAGCTGGCAACGCTGTACCAACACACCGCCGACAGTCGCCTGCGAGATTTCGTCGAACTGGTTCATGAGAAACGTGTCCAGCGCCCACGTGCCGCGGTCGTTCGTGTGATGACCGTTCACCAATCCAAAGGGCTGGAATTTGACGCGGTCTTCTTGCCTGAGATCCACAAAGCGTTGTTGGGCCAATCACCGCAATGCTTGGCCGACATCCCCGAGATTGGGCAACCAGCTCGCGGACTCAGTCGGTCCGTCGGGGAAGCCCAGTGGCACTTCCTTCCCAAGCGTTGGCAAGCTGTGTTTGGCGGTTCCGTTGCCGCTCGATTGACCGAGGCGATGTGCTTGCTGTACGTCGCCATGACACGAGCTCGCCAAGGTTTGTACTTGGTGATCCCACCGGCAGGCAAACAGGATTTCAACAACAAAACCGCCGCGTCGCTGCTGTACCACGCTTGGAAGTGCGAGGCGGACCCAACCGCCGAAGGCGAGGTGTTGTTCGAGAGCGGCGACGCGAATTGGTTTGGCGATTCGAAGATTGAACCGGTGGAACCATCAACAAATGAAAAGGAAGACGTGCCAAGCCGCCGGTTGTCATTCGCGTGA
- a CDS encoding DUF1559 domain-containing protein, producing the protein MNIYRHNSPQRGFTLVELLVVIAIIGVLVGLLLPAVQAAREAARRMQCSNNLKQITLAMHNYESTHRKLPSNYTTGSGTSGNFSVFAQMAPFYEQGNMLDLIHFDQPLHVGCCPGQLVTPHDIAAKTVMPTLTCPSEDHDRTYYVTTLSGSGPTQAYSATNYGMNFGTGVGTLYDSRTTTDGILWINSKVGFEAITDGLSNTAAFAEHLLGMSEQDPAEPTEPHLRKRVMMNVTCAFISRSMPPTTPGFAGFFLPEDPNEMEAYVRGSGLHRGWAGHRGAGWINGREYWTGYSHYHPPQSLIPDMGSCGWGVFGTRSNHPGGVHVARCDGSVGFVTESVDLETWRALGTRNGREVLEAF; encoded by the coding sequence ATGAACATCTATCGACACAATTCTCCGCAACGCGGTTTCACCTTGGTGGAACTGCTGGTTGTGATCGCGATCATCGGCGTCCTGGTTGGACTGCTGCTTCCCGCGGTCCAAGCTGCTCGCGAGGCCGCTCGACGCATGCAGTGCAGCAACAATCTGAAGCAGATCACGCTGGCCATGCACAACTATGAAAGCACGCACCGGAAGCTCCCGTCCAACTACACGACCGGGTCCGGAACATCCGGCAACTTTTCAGTCTTCGCCCAGATGGCTCCCTTCTATGAACAGGGCAACATGCTGGACCTGATTCACTTTGACCAACCGCTGCATGTGGGTTGCTGCCCAGGCCAACTTGTCACCCCACACGACATCGCCGCGAAAACCGTGATGCCGACGCTGACCTGTCCCAGCGAAGACCATGACCGGACCTACTATGTCACCACGCTATCTGGGAGCGGTCCAACCCAGGCTTACTCCGCCACCAACTACGGCATGAATTTTGGCACGGGCGTCGGAACGCTGTACGACTCTCGCACCACCACCGATGGAATCCTTTGGATCAATTCCAAGGTCGGCTTTGAAGCGATCACGGACGGCCTGAGCAACACCGCGGCTTTCGCGGAGCACTTGCTCGGCATGTCGGAACAAGATCCGGCGGAACCCACTGAACCGCACCTGCGAAAGCGAGTGATGATGAATGTGACCTGTGCCTTCATCAGCCGTTCGATGCCACCCACCACACCAGGGTTTGCAGGATTCTTTCTTCCGGAAGATCCCAACGAAATGGAAGCCTATGTTCGTGGCAGCGGACTGCACCGCGGATGGGCTGGCCATCGTGGCGCGGGTTGGATCAACGGCCGAGAGTATTGGACCGGCTACTCGCACTATCACCCACCACAAAGCCTGATCCCCGACATGGGCAGTTGTGGCTGGGGCGTTTTTGGAACACGGAGCAACCACCCCGGAGGTGTCCACGTCGCTCGTTGCGACGGCAGCGTTGGCTTCGTCACCGAAAGTGTGGACCTGGAAACGTGGCGTGCCCTCGGCACCCGCAACGGCCGCGAAGTCTTGGAGGCATTTTGA
- a CDS encoding DUF4198 domain-containing protein codes for MNTTYRNLTFALALFLPALASAHDTWIQTNSPIVRTGEVVHVDLRLGNHGNQHRDFKLAGLLTLDWTSLDQIRPDGTRSDLKPNLITSASAEKQGYWTTPVTLKQPGVHQFVQTLDRVMNHGKSIRSIRTAKSYVLASDSLDAPKVGGHAHETAVGLPFEMVLDTCPLSEVRVGQAITVTVLHHGKPLQDAIVSFIPEGETLQGEMDPSHEFTTDASGMATFVPKKATRHLIAAHHNAMDEKTEEFDFTSYATTIMLHVPNQPVAAPSR; via the coding sequence ATGAACACAACTTATCGAAACCTGACCTTCGCATTGGCTCTCTTTCTTCCCGCACTGGCGTCCGCCCACGACACGTGGATCCAAACCAACTCACCGATTGTTCGAACCGGCGAGGTCGTGCATGTCGACCTGCGTCTTGGGAACCACGGCAATCAACATCGTGATTTCAAACTGGCGGGTTTACTGACACTGGACTGGACTTCGCTGGATCAAATTCGACCGGATGGGACACGTTCTGATTTGAAGCCCAACCTCATCACCTCCGCGTCGGCCGAGAAGCAAGGCTACTGGACGACGCCCGTCACACTGAAACAACCCGGCGTGCATCAGTTCGTTCAAACGCTCGATCGAGTCATGAACCATGGCAAATCGATCCGCAGCATCCGAACCGCGAAAAGCTATGTGCTTGCCAGCGATTCATTGGACGCACCCAAGGTCGGCGGTCATGCACATGAAACGGCGGTCGGACTGCCATTCGAAATGGTTCTCGACACTTGCCCGCTCAGCGAAGTTCGCGTGGGCCAAGCGATCACGGTCACCGTCTTGCATCACGGCAAACCACTCCAAGACGCCATCGTCAGTTTCATCCCCGAAGGAGAAACCCTGCAGGGTGAGATGGACCCCAGCCACGAGTTCACGACCGATGCGTCTGGCATGGCCACCTTCGTTCCCAAGAAGGCGACACGCCACTTGATCGCAGCCCACCACAACGCGATGGACGAGAAGACCGAGGAGTTCGACTTCACCAGCTACGCCACGACCATCATGCTCCATGTGCCCAACCAACCGGTGGCAGCACCGAGTCGCTGA
- the nirD gene encoding nitrite reductase small subunit NirD has product MSEYESVGKVSDFEDNVGKAVPVDGRMVAVFRKGDEWYAIDDLCPHMGASLAEGHVEENTVTCPWHAWRFCIKDGTWEDNPRTKVDCFDIKIENDEVWVREKPDAE; this is encoded by the coding sequence ATGAGCGAATACGAAAGCGTTGGGAAGGTTTCCGATTTTGAAGACAACGTCGGCAAAGCGGTCCCCGTCGACGGCCGAATGGTCGCGGTTTTCCGCAAAGGCGACGAATGGTACGCGATCGACGATCTGTGCCCCCACATGGGTGCGTCGCTGGCCGAAGGTCACGTCGAAGAAAACACCGTGACTTGCCCTTGGCACGCGTGGCGATTCTGCATCAAGGACGGCACCTGGGAAGACAACCCGCGAACCAAAGTCGATTGCTTCGACATCAAAATTGAGAACGACGAGGTTTGGGTGCGAGAAAAGCCGGACGCGGAATAG